One stretch of Variovorax sp. TBS-050B DNA includes these proteins:
- a CDS encoding GNAT family N-acetyltransferase, which yields MTDGAPLPRPLIEFDTPRLRLRQWCESDLAPFAALAADPQVMAFLLPLPARADSDAFAERIQARIAANGWGLWAVERKGSGEFLGFTGLNVPQVALPFSPCVEIGWRFARHAWGHGFASEAARGALQVGFEQLGLAEIVAFTAAGNLRSAAVMARIGMREDAAGAFDHPSVPEGHALRRHRLFRIARAAWPQAGRRSSE from the coding sequence ATGACCGACGGTGCCCCGCTCCCACGCCCTCTCATCGAGTTCGACACCCCGCGGCTGCGGCTGCGCCAGTGGTGCGAGAGCGATCTCGCGCCCTTTGCCGCGCTCGCGGCCGATCCGCAGGTGATGGCCTTCCTGCTGCCGCTGCCCGCGCGCGCCGACAGCGACGCGTTCGCCGAACGCATCCAGGCGCGCATCGCGGCGAACGGCTGGGGCTTGTGGGCCGTCGAGCGCAAGGGCTCGGGCGAATTCCTCGGCTTCACGGGCCTCAACGTGCCGCAGGTGGCACTGCCTTTTTCGCCCTGCGTGGAGATCGGCTGGCGCTTCGCGCGCCACGCCTGGGGCCACGGCTTCGCGAGCGAGGCCGCGCGCGGTGCGCTGCAGGTGGGTTTCGAGCAGCTCGGGCTGGCGGAGATCGTGGCGTTCACCGCCGCCGGCAACCTGCGTTCGGCTGCGGTGATGGCGCGCATCGGCATGCGCGAGGACGCTGCCGGTGCCTTCGACCATCCTTCCGTCCCCGAAGGCCATGCGCTGCGCCGCCACCGGCTCTTCCGCATCGCCCGCGCGGCATGGCCGCAGGCCGGGCGCCGGTCTTCAGAATGA
- a CDS encoding solute carrier family 23 protein, protein MLPFPQLLLFGLQHVLVMAAVPITSVFLVAKALGLPGALTVNLISATFLLCGIGTLLQSFGPWKFGARLPFVMVPGGAPILMFVTIAQQRDLQTASGAVILTALFYFLVLPVFARCLRYFPKIVIGTLLLLVSVNLVKVYGGIIAGKAGSATFADPVNIGLALATIGFTVLFARVFKGTLGQLAVLLGLLAGTLLAAAFGLMDASAVAAGPFWSAPTLLPFGMPRFDIVAAVPLLIFSIISMVEATGQTVAVADVVGRRIDARDVVPRTIRGDAVVSLAGGFFGTSMIITSGENIGIVRATNVRSRYVTAAAGVILILIALSAPLGRLASAIPSAVVGGTAMVVFAIIGTMGIDMLRKVDLHERGNMFVLAGALTMGLLPILVPGLYSRFPDTLQLVLGNGLAMGSLTAVVLNMVFNRVHAEGAEGPAAAPAPH, encoded by the coding sequence ATGCTGCCGTTCCCGCAACTGCTGCTGTTCGGCCTGCAGCATGTGCTGGTGATGGCGGCCGTGCCGATCACCTCGGTGTTCCTGGTGGCCAAGGCGCTGGGACTGCCCGGCGCGCTCACGGTCAACCTGATCAGCGCCACCTTCCTGCTCTGCGGCATCGGCACGCTGCTGCAGTCGTTCGGGCCGTGGAAGTTCGGCGCCCGGCTGCCTTTCGTGATGGTGCCGGGCGGCGCGCCGATCCTGATGTTCGTCACCATCGCCCAGCAGCGCGACCTGCAGACCGCCTCGGGCGCGGTGATCCTGACGGCGCTGTTCTACTTTCTGGTGCTGCCGGTGTTCGCACGCTGCCTGCGCTACTTTCCGAAGATCGTCATCGGCACCTTGCTGCTGCTGGTGTCCGTCAATCTGGTGAAGGTCTACGGCGGCATCATCGCGGGCAAGGCGGGCTCGGCCACCTTCGCCGACCCGGTGAACATCGGTCTCGCGCTCGCGACCATCGGCTTCACCGTGCTGTTCGCACGCGTGTTCAAGGGCACGCTCGGCCAGCTCGCGGTGCTGCTCGGGCTGTTGGCCGGCACGCTGCTCGCGGCGGCTTTCGGGCTGATGGATGCGAGCGCGGTGGCGGCGGGGCCGTTCTGGAGCGCGCCGACCTTGCTGCCGTTCGGCATGCCGCGCTTCGACATCGTGGCGGCGGTGCCGCTCCTGATCTTCAGCATCATCTCGATGGTCGAGGCCACCGGACAGACGGTGGCGGTGGCCGACGTGGTGGGCCGCAGGATCGATGCGCGCGACGTGGTGCCGCGCACCATCCGCGGCGACGCGGTGGTGTCGCTCGCGGGCGGCTTTTTCGGCACCTCGATGATCATCACCAGCGGCGAGAACATCGGCATCGTGCGCGCCACCAACGTGCGCTCGCGCTACGTGACGGCGGCCGCGGGCGTGATCCTGATCCTCATCGCGCTGTCGGCGCCGCTCGGCCGGCTGGCGAGCGCCATTCCCTCGGCCGTGGTCGGCGGCACCGCAATGGTGGTGTTCGCGATCATCGGCACCATGGGCATCGACATGCTGCGCAAGGTCGACCTGCACGAGCGCGGCAACATGTTCGTGCTGGCCGGCGCGCTGACCATGGGCCTGCTGCCGATCCTGGTGCCGGGCCTCTACAGCCGCTTTCCCGACACGCTGCAGCTGGTGCTGGGCAACGGCCTGGCGATGGGCTCGCTCACGGCGGTGGTGCTCAACATGGTGTTCAACCGCGTGCATGCCGAAGGGGCCGAAGGCCCCGCGGCAGCGCCCGCGCCGCACTGA
- a CDS encoding sorbosone dehydrogenase family protein produces the protein MKVSNVAISPVCAASLAAVLALAGCGEAAKLAPEATTGPRPRLAEPNKTLIPTVNVAEAVGWTDTAAPKAAPGLRVGALARGLSHPRWVYTLPNGDVLVAESNKPPKPEGASDGGGGLMGKVRGWVMKKVMGRAGANVPSPNRITLLRDADGDGAAEVRQVFLSNLQSPFGMALVGNELFIANADALVKVPYTEGQTAATAAPTVVTPLPAGINHHWTKNVIANAEGTKLYVTVGSNSNIGENGLAAEEGRAAIWEVDAKTGEKRLFATGLRNPNGLAWEPTTKALWTVVNERDEIGSDLVPDYLTSVKEGAFYGWPWSYFGANVDARVQPPNPEMVAKAVVPDYALGSHVAPLGLVFSDARGMPPEFASGAFIGEHGSWNRKPKSGYKVVFVPFVGGVPNGQPVDVLTGFLSADEKAQGRPVGVALDKGGALLVADDVGNTVWRVSRGTPN, from the coding sequence ATGAAGGTATCGAATGTCGCCATTTCCCCCGTCTGCGCGGCTTCGCTGGCCGCGGTGCTGGCGCTGGCCGGCTGCGGCGAGGCCGCCAAGCTGGCGCCCGAGGCCACCACCGGGCCGCGGCCGCGGCTGGCCGAGCCGAACAAGACCCTGATTCCCACCGTCAACGTCGCCGAAGCCGTCGGCTGGACCGACACCGCCGCGCCCAAGGCCGCGCCGGGCCTGCGCGTCGGCGCGCTGGCGCGCGGGCTGTCGCATCCGCGCTGGGTCTACACGCTGCCCAACGGCGACGTGCTGGTGGCCGAAAGCAACAAGCCGCCCAAGCCCGAGGGCGCCAGCGACGGCGGCGGCGGGCTGATGGGCAAGGTGCGCGGCTGGGTGATGAAGAAGGTCATGGGCCGCGCCGGCGCCAACGTGCCGAGCCCGAACCGCATCACCCTGCTGCGCGATGCCGACGGCGACGGCGCGGCCGAGGTGCGGCAGGTGTTCCTCTCGAACCTGCAGTCCCCGTTCGGCATGGCGCTGGTGGGGAACGAACTCTTCATCGCCAATGCCGATGCGCTCGTCAAGGTGCCCTACACCGAGGGGCAGACCGCCGCCACCGCCGCGCCCACGGTGGTGACGCCGCTGCCCGCGGGCATCAACCACCACTGGACCAAGAACGTGATCGCGAACGCCGAGGGCACCAAGCTCTACGTCACGGTCGGCTCCAACAGCAACATCGGCGAGAACGGCCTGGCCGCCGAGGAGGGCCGCGCCGCGATCTGGGAGGTCGATGCGAAGACGGGCGAGAAGCGGCTCTTCGCGACCGGCTTGCGCAATCCCAACGGCCTGGCCTGGGAGCCCACCACCAAGGCGCTGTGGACCGTGGTCAACGAGCGCGACGAGATCGGCAGCGACCTCGTGCCCGACTACCTGACCTCGGTGAAGGAGGGCGCCTTCTACGGCTGGCCCTGGAGCTACTTCGGCGCCAACGTCGACGCCCGCGTCCAGCCGCCGAACCCCGAGATGGTCGCCAAGGCCGTGGTGCCCGACTACGCGCTCGGCTCGCACGTCGCGCCGCTCGGGCTGGTGTTCTCCGACGCCCGCGGCATGCCGCCCGAGTTCGCGAGCGGCGCCTTCATCGGCGAGCACGGCTCGTGGAACCGCAAGCCCAAGTCGGGCTACAAGGTGGTGTTCGTACCCTTCGTCGGCGGCGTGCCGAACGGGCAGCCGGTCGACGTGCTGACCGGCTTCCTCTCGGCCGACGAGAAGGCCCAGGGCCGCCCGGTGGGCGTGGCGCTCGACAAGGGCGGCGCGCTGCTCGTGGCCGACGACGTGGGCAACACGGTCTGGCGCGTGTCGCGCGGCACGCCCAACTGA
- a CDS encoding LacI family DNA-binding transcriptional regulator — protein MSTHPTPRANIKDVAREAGVSPTTVSHALNARGQVDAETRARVEQAALKLGYRPNRNAQRLRTGEAHMIVLLSSMPFAVAGGPSRLGFLMEVAAVAAAEALDRRLALVLAPPMENGRVPMELLDVDGALVIEPSADDPNLAYLQRRGLPVVAIGKPAVDAQGASAPDEAALPPYVDIHSGPTTTLLLDHLHAQGARRIAMILGAARRNSYVEARAAYLAFAAAQGQAPLLSLVDEAEGEGGGRRAALALLEAHPDIDAFCVPVDAFATGAVAAALAAGRRIPEDVMVATRYDGLRARTSVPPLTAVDLHLDQVAQQAIALLFDHLRGDTGRRRVDGPAAQLVPRLSSARRS, from the coding sequence ATGAGCACCCACCCCACGCCCCGCGCCAACATCAAGGACGTGGCGCGCGAAGCGGGCGTGTCGCCGACCACGGTGTCGCATGCGCTCAACGCGCGCGGCCAGGTCGATGCCGAGACCCGGGCGCGCGTCGAGCAGGCGGCGCTGAAGCTCGGCTACCGCCCGAACCGCAACGCGCAGCGGCTGCGCACCGGCGAGGCGCACATGATCGTGCTGCTGTCGTCGATGCCCTTCGCGGTGGCGGGCGGCCCCTCGCGGCTCGGCTTCCTGATGGAGGTGGCGGCCGTGGCGGCCGCCGAGGCGCTGGACCGCCGCCTGGCGCTGGTGCTGGCGCCGCCGATGGAGAACGGGCGCGTGCCGATGGAACTGCTCGACGTGGACGGCGCGCTGGTCATCGAGCCCTCGGCGGACGACCCGAACCTGGCCTACCTGCAGCGGCGCGGCCTGCCGGTGGTGGCGATCGGCAAGCCGGCGGTGGATGCGCAGGGCGCGTCCGCGCCGGACGAGGCGGCGCTGCCGCCCTACGTCGACATCCACTCGGGGCCGACGACGACGCTGCTGCTCGACCACCTGCATGCGCAGGGCGCGCGCAGGATCGCGATGATCCTCGGCGCGGCCCGGCGCAACTCGTATGTGGAAGCGCGCGCGGCCTACCTGGCGTTCGCCGCCGCGCAGGGGCAGGCGCCGCTGCTGTCGCTGGTCGACGAGGCCGAGGGCGAGGGCGGCGGGCGGCGAGCCGCGCTGGCCTTGCTCGAGGCCCATCCCGACATCGATGCCTTCTGCGTGCCGGTGGACGCCTTCGCGACCGGCGCGGTGGCGGCCGCGCTCGCCGCCGGCCGGCGCATTCCCGAGGACGTGATGGTCGCCACGCGCTACGACGGCCTGCGCGCGCGCACCAGCGTGCCGCCGCTCACGGCCGTGGACCTGCACCTGGACCAGGTGGCGCAGCAGGCCATCGCGCTGCTGTTCGACCATCTGCGCGGCGACACCGGCCGGCGCCGGGTCGACGGGCCGGCGGCGCAGCTGGTGCCGCGGCTGTCCTCGGCGCGCCGCAGCTAA
- a CDS encoding class I SAM-dependent methyltransferase encodes MIERLHFNTGMAYESMLAAEHLSRYRLLSEACKGKRVLDVACGEGYGSSLLKKWGADSVVGVDISQDAITVANEHFANSGITFRTGDACNLDRLLSGEEPFDLIVSFETIEHVRDVSSLLRSIRDRLALGGMIVISCPNDSGVAGGERNEFHLKTYTFAEFRHATTGVLGDAAQWLLGMPVIGFGICDASDRWAQRAGTHLSTLVEGSDAVASQFLPAQLGHEVDFEKASFYVGVWGAPLPRVLIAAPISHRAYVRPWASWLAAKAENKRLQNELAQHGAKHSVEQQSGTENAVLPAVGFDAEGREIQRLRSEIHLYKAQITFERNARLLLASKLHERSTDSRSRLERFEQESEELRAAQAMNACILTERNALNDRLHAMTSSRGYRMVERYYFLYEHGATRWFMRPARRLASAIWRALKPRRRG; translated from the coding sequence ATGATTGAACGACTGCACTTCAACACGGGTATGGCATACGAGTCCATGCTGGCGGCGGAACATCTGTCGCGTTATAGGCTGCTCAGCGAAGCTTGCAAGGGCAAGCGTGTCCTGGATGTTGCCTGCGGTGAAGGTTACGGGAGTTCTCTATTGAAGAAGTGGGGGGCCGATTCAGTCGTTGGTGTCGACATCTCGCAGGATGCGATTACCGTTGCGAACGAGCACTTTGCGAATTCAGGCATAACGTTTCGAACGGGCGATGCCTGCAACTTGGACCGCCTGCTGTCCGGAGAGGAACCATTCGATCTCATCGTTAGCTTCGAGACCATTGAGCATGTGCGGGATGTGTCGTCTCTTCTGCGCAGTATCCGTGATCGGCTGGCCCTCGGAGGGATGATAGTAATCAGTTGCCCCAACGATTCGGGAGTGGCTGGCGGCGAACGCAATGAGTTCCATCTAAAGACCTATACGTTTGCGGAATTCCGGCATGCGACGACTGGCGTGCTCGGAGATGCTGCGCAGTGGCTGTTGGGTATGCCAGTGATCGGTTTCGGAATCTGCGACGCGAGCGATCGCTGGGCGCAGCGGGCCGGCACTCATCTGTCCACGCTTGTCGAAGGCAGTGATGCGGTGGCGTCGCAGTTCCTGCCGGCTCAACTCGGCCATGAGGTGGATTTTGAGAAGGCCAGCTTTTATGTGGGCGTCTGGGGGGCACCCTTGCCGCGCGTGCTGATTGCAGCGCCCATTTCGCATCGAGCCTACGTGCGTCCGTGGGCCAGTTGGCTCGCTGCGAAAGCCGAGAACAAGCGCTTGCAAAACGAGCTCGCTCAACACGGCGCCAAGCACTCCGTCGAGCAGCAATCAGGTACAGAGAATGCTGTCTTACCGGCAGTGGGATTCGATGCCGAGGGAAGGGAAATACAGAGACTCAGGAGTGAAATCCACCTCTACAAAGCGCAGATCACTTTCGAGCGAAACGCAAGGCTCCTTTTGGCTTCGAAGCTTCACGAGCGAAGTACGGACAGCCGCTCCCGACTCGAGAGGTTCGAGCAGGAATCCGAGGAGCTGCGTGCGGCGCAGGCAATGAACGCTTGCATCCTGACCGAGCGAAATGCGTTGAACGACCGACTGCATGCGATGACTTCATCGCGCGGGTACCGGATGGTGGAGCGCTACTACTTCCTCTACGAGCACGGTGCAACACGTTGGTTCATGCGTCCCGCGCGTCGGCTGGCTAGCGCTATTTGGCGCGCTCTGAAACCTCGCAGAAGGGGCTGA
- a CDS encoding sulfite exporter TauE/SafE family protein, translating into MSAQHLFLVSLAVLFAAFVQGATGVGFALIAAPVIGIVRPELLPVCVLVLMLPLNLYVLWRERGAIDRIGAGWISGGRVVGTAGGLWVLAALSATHLALFVGISTIAAALVTLMMPAFSPGRTAFVSAGLITGVTETATGIGGPPLALVYQHQPPPTMRSTIALCFLVGELVSLATLMATGRIDGAQLEAAAWLLPALVAGAVLSRIVHRRINGRALRIFVQVFAIVSGAALLLHSF; encoded by the coding sequence GTGAGCGCGCAGCACCTCTTTCTCGTGTCGCTCGCCGTGCTGTTCGCCGCCTTCGTGCAGGGCGCGACCGGCGTGGGCTTCGCACTGATCGCCGCGCCGGTGATCGGCATCGTGCGGCCCGAGCTGCTGCCGGTGTGCGTGCTGGTGCTGATGCTGCCGCTCAACCTCTACGTGCTGTGGCGCGAGCGCGGCGCCATCGACCGCATCGGTGCGGGCTGGATCAGCGGCGGGCGCGTGGTCGGCACGGCCGGCGGGCTCTGGGTGCTGGCGGCATTGAGCGCGACGCATCTCGCGCTCTTCGTCGGCATCTCGACCATCGCGGCGGCGCTGGTCACGCTGATGATGCCGGCCTTCTCGCCGGGTCGCACCGCCTTCGTGTCGGCCGGCCTCATCACCGGCGTGACCGAAACCGCGACCGGCATCGGCGGCCCGCCGCTGGCGCTGGTCTACCAGCACCAGCCGCCGCCCACGATGCGATCGACGATCGCGCTCTGCTTCCTCGTGGGCGAACTGGTGTCGCTCGCCACCTTGATGGCGACGGGCCGCATCGACGGTGCGCAGCTCGAGGCGGCGGCGTGGCTGCTGCCCGCACTCGTCGCCGGCGCGGTGCTGAGCCGCATCGTGCATCGCCGGATCAATGGCCGCGCGCTGCGGATCTTCGTGCAGGTCTTCGCGATCGTGTCCGGCGCCGCGCTGCTGCTGCATTCATTCTGA
- a CDS encoding alanyl-tRNA editing protein produces the protein MTDDLFRADAYLRACDARILRIDDAGIVLDRTVFYPLGGGQAGDSGELVLANGRALAIADTRKAKDEAGQPTREIVHVPAPDQAELLAALKPGDAVTARLDWERRHRLMRFHTASHLLCHLVPVPVNGCSITSDYARIDFHMTDPLDKEALTAGLARLVEAAHPLAVGAITDEELDANPALVKSMSVQPPRGTGTVRTIRIGAEGAAQIDFQPCGGTHVANTAEIGAVMVTKIEKKSANTRRVVLGWAA, from the coding sequence ATGACCGACGACCTGTTCCGCGCCGACGCCTACCTGCGCGCCTGCGACGCCCGCATCCTGCGCATCGACGATGCCGGCATCGTGCTCGACCGCACCGTGTTCTATCCGCTGGGCGGCGGGCAGGCGGGCGACAGCGGGGAACTGGTGCTCGCGAACGGGCGCGCGCTGGCGATCGCCGACACGCGCAAGGCGAAGGACGAGGCCGGCCAGCCCACGCGCGAGATCGTCCACGTGCCCGCGCCGGACCAGGCCGAACTGCTCGCCGCGCTGAAGCCCGGCGACGCCGTGACCGCGCGCCTGGACTGGGAGCGCCGCCACCGGCTGATGCGCTTCCACACCGCGAGCCACCTGCTCTGCCACCTCGTGCCGGTGCCGGTGAACGGCTGCTCGATCACGTCCGACTACGCGCGCATCGACTTCCACATGACCGACCCGCTCGACAAGGAGGCGCTGACCGCCGGCCTGGCCCGGCTGGTGGAAGCCGCCCATCCGCTGGCCGTGGGCGCGATCACCGACGAGGAGCTCGACGCCAACCCGGCGCTGGTCAAGAGCATGAGCGTGCAGCCGCCGCGCGGCACCGGCACCGTGCGCACCATCCGCATCGGCGCCGAGGGCGCGGCGCAGATCGACTTCCAGCCCTGCGGCGGCACGCACGTGGCCAACACGGCGGAGATCGGCGCGGTGATGGTCACCAAGATCGAAAAGAAGAGCGCGAACACCCGCAGGGTGGTGCTGGGCTGGGCCGCTTGA
- a CDS encoding zinc-binding alcohol dehydrogenase family protein, protein MKAIGYYQSLPIDDPESLQDIELPAPTPGPRDLLVRVQAVSVNPVDTKVRRNMAPEAGQPKVLGWDAAGTVEAVGAQVKNFKPGDRVYYAGSIVRPGANAELHAVDERIAALAPKSLDDAQAAALPLTTITAYELLFDRLRVPKGGGAGQTLLVTGGAGGVGSILIQLARQLTQLRVIATASRAETRAWCLALGAHAVIDHSKPLSAELRAAGIGEVDMVASLTQTEQHYAQIIESLKPQGQLAVIDDMKTLDAMPLKTKSLSLHWEMMFARSRFETPDIAQQGALLAEVAALVDAGRIRTTANASFGTINAENLRRAHALIESGKAQGKVVLAGF, encoded by the coding sequence ATGAAAGCCATCGGCTACTACCAATCCCTTCCGATCGACGACCCCGAATCGCTCCAGGACATCGAACTGCCGGCCCCCACGCCCGGCCCGCGCGACCTGCTGGTGCGCGTGCAGGCGGTCTCGGTCAACCCGGTCGACACCAAGGTGCGCCGCAACATGGCGCCGGAGGCCGGCCAGCCCAAGGTGCTGGGCTGGGACGCCGCGGGCACGGTCGAGGCGGTCGGTGCGCAGGTGAAGAACTTCAAGCCCGGCGACCGCGTGTACTACGCCGGCTCGATCGTGCGGCCCGGCGCCAACGCGGAGCTGCATGCGGTGGACGAGCGCATCGCCGCGCTCGCGCCGAAGAGCCTCGACGACGCGCAGGCCGCCGCCCTGCCGCTGACCACCATCACCGCCTACGAGCTGCTGTTCGACCGCCTGCGCGTGCCCAAGGGCGGCGGCGCGGGCCAGACACTGCTGGTCACGGGCGGCGCCGGCGGCGTGGGCTCGATCCTGATCCAGCTGGCGCGGCAGCTCACGCAGTTGCGCGTGATCGCCACCGCCTCGCGTGCCGAGACGCGCGCCTGGTGCCTGGCCCTCGGCGCCCATGCGGTGATCGACCATTCGAAGCCGCTTTCGGCCGAGCTGCGCGCCGCCGGCATCGGCGAGGTCGACATGGTCGCGAGCCTGACGCAGACCGAGCAGCACTACGCGCAGATCATCGAAAGCCTCAAGCCCCAGGGCCAGCTCGCGGTGATCGACGACATGAAGACGCTCGACGCGATGCCGCTCAAGACCAAGTCGCTCTCGCTGCACTGGGAGATGATGTTCGCGCGCTCGCGCTTCGAGACGCCCGACATCGCACAGCAGGGCGCGCTGCTGGCCGAGGTGGCCGCGCTGGTCGACGCCGGCCGCATCCGCACCACGGCGAACGCGAGCTTCGGCACCATCAACGCCGAGAACCTGCGCCGCGCGCATGCGCTGATCGAGAGCGGCAAGGCGCAGGGCAAGGTGGTGCTGGCGGGCTTCTGA
- a CDS encoding amidohydrolase family protein: MSPDLDAAFFAADELLLVPDHLMLRDGPVSGHAVRVANRCFQDVGPAEALAARHPHLTPLHLPGRLLMPGMIDAHHHLTQSFGKSLAYGEPSEIFRRVWVPLESSLDDEFVYMASKLAALESLRGGFTTVCDAGTRAPGDIGAVATAVQEAGLRCVLGLICNDGGNDSSAAEREAIRARAARFLQRWSDTPLVHPSLAISVPEAASDEMLVAVSALCAEAGAVFQTHVNEHLASVERSVVQRGLRPLELLARLGALGPQVLIAHGTLVTPSELMLLRDTDTAVSYNPVASQWKGNAVAPANLMAAMGIRFGLGTDATRSDGFRLMDAAEAAQKLAFGLATGDASSGGGWTWFDHATHEGARAAGLAHRTGEIAVGKAADFLIVDVDTPEMCTSVDLTWDLVRLGNRDQIQAVFVDGRLRLWEGWPPDWDARALQRELARVAHAAMDRAPIVRLHPPAAEHRRLSAVARQGRALQ, from the coding sequence ATGTCTCCTGACCTCGATGCCGCGTTCTTCGCGGCCGACGAGCTGCTGCTCGTTCCCGACCATTTGATGCTGCGCGACGGCCCCGTGAGCGGCCATGCCGTGCGCGTCGCGAACCGCTGTTTCCAGGACGTCGGCCCGGCCGAAGCGCTCGCCGCGCGCCACCCGCATCTCACGCCGCTGCACCTGCCCGGCCGGCTGCTGATGCCCGGCATGATCGACGCGCACCACCACCTCACGCAGTCCTTCGGCAAGTCGCTGGCCTATGGCGAGCCTTCGGAGATCTTCCGGCGCGTGTGGGTGCCGCTCGAAAGCAGCCTGGACGACGAGTTCGTCTACATGGCGTCCAAGCTCGCGGCGCTCGAATCGCTGCGCGGCGGCTTCACCACCGTGTGCGATGCGGGCACGCGCGCGCCGGGCGACATCGGCGCCGTCGCCACCGCCGTGCAGGAGGCCGGGCTGCGCTGCGTGCTGGGCCTGATCTGCAACGACGGCGGCAACGACAGCAGCGCGGCCGAGCGCGAGGCGATCCGCGCGCGCGCCGCGCGCTTCCTGCAGCGCTGGTCCGACACGCCGCTGGTGCATCCCTCGCTCGCGATCTCGGTGCCCGAGGCCGCATCGGACGAGATGCTGGTGGCGGTGTCGGCGCTGTGCGCCGAAGCGGGCGCCGTGTTCCAGACCCACGTCAACGAGCACCTCGCCTCGGTCGAGCGCTCGGTGGTGCAGCGCGGCCTGCGGCCGCTCGAACTGCTGGCCCGGCTGGGCGCGCTCGGTCCGCAGGTGCTGATCGCGCACGGCACGCTGGTCACGCCGTCGGAGCTCATGCTGCTGCGCGACACCGACACGGCCGTGAGCTACAACCCCGTCGCGAGCCAGTGGAAGGGCAATGCGGTGGCACCCGCGAACCTGATGGCGGCCATGGGCATCCGCTTCGGCCTGGGCACCGACGCCACGCGCAGCGACGGCTTCCGGCTGATGGACGCGGCCGAGGCGGCGCAGAAGCTGGCCTTCGGCCTGGCGACCGGCGATGCGTCGAGCGGCGGCGGCTGGACCTGGTTCGACCATGCCACGCACGAGGGCGCACGCGCGGCAGGCCTGGCCCACCGCACCGGCGAGATCGCGGTGGGCAAGGCGGCCGATTTCCTGATCGTCGACGTCGACACGCCCGAGATGTGCACCTCCGTCGACCTGACCTGGGACCTCGTGCGCCTGGGCAACCGCGACCAGATCCAGGCGGTGTTCGTCGACGGCCGGCTGCGCCTCTGGGAAGGCTGGCCGCCCGACTGGGACGCGCGCGCACTGCAGCGCGAGCTGGCGCGCGTGGCCCATGCGGCGATGGACCGCGCGCCCATCGTGCGGCTGCATCCGCCGGCGGCCGAGCACCGTCGCCTGTCGGCGGTTGCGCGCCAGGGACGGGCTCTGCAGTGA
- a CDS encoding LysR family transcriptional regulator, whose protein sequence is MKIENLSDLQVLVQTARGGTLTAAAHALGLTPAAASATLKRLETQLGARLFERSTRAMRLTPQGQTLLDYAVRAFELLDEGESLVTADRGELVGTLRVAAPSDLTRSTLLPWFDEFLALHPGLQLSLSVGDRLLDVMRDEVDVALRYGTLADSRLVARPFAQTSPLLTASPAYLRRHGAPKAPQELVHHNCLTFNRGGRRHRTWRFAQHGQWTEVRVKGDRSVDDASLAREWAVAGHGITLKSALDVRDDIASGRLVHLLPEWETEPYPLHALLPSGRFVPARVRALVDFLAGRFEALEFPDSHPLR, encoded by the coding sequence ATGAAAATTGAAAATCTGTCGGACCTGCAGGTGCTGGTGCAGACCGCGCGCGGCGGCACGCTCACGGCCGCCGCCCATGCGCTGGGCCTGACGCCCGCGGCCGCCAGCGCCACGCTCAAACGATTGGAGACGCAGCTCGGCGCGCGCCTGTTCGAGCGCTCCACGCGCGCGATGCGGCTCACGCCGCAGGGCCAGACGCTGCTCGACTATGCGGTGCGCGCCTTCGAGCTGCTCGACGAGGGCGAGTCGCTGGTCACGGCCGACCGCGGCGAACTGGTCGGCACCCTGCGCGTGGCCGCGCCGTCGGACCTCACGCGCAGCACGCTGCTGCCGTGGTTCGACGAATTCCTCGCGCTGCATCCCGGGCTGCAGCTCTCGCTGTCGGTCGGCGACCGGCTGCTGGACGTGATGCGCGATGAGGTCGACGTGGCGCTGCGCTACGGCACGCTGGCCGATTCGCGCCTGGTCGCACGGCCCTTCGCGCAGACCAGCCCGCTGCTCACCGCCTCGCCCGCCTACCTGCGCCGCCATGGCGCGCCCAAGGCGCCGCAGGAGCTGGTGCACCACAACTGCCTCACCTTCAACCGCGGCGGGCGGCGCCACCGTACCTGGCGTTTCGCGCAGCACGGGCAGTGGACCGAAGTGCGCGTGAAGGGCGACCGCAGCGTGGACGACGCCTCGCTCGCGCGCGAATGGGCCGTGGCGGGCCACGGCATCACGCTGAAGTCGGCGCTCGACGTGCGCGACGACATCGCGAGCGGCCGGCTGGTGCATCTGCTGCCCGAATGGGAGACCGAGCCCTATCCGCTGCATGCGCTGCTGCCGAGCGGGCGCTTCGTGCCGGCGCGGGTGCGCGCGCTGGTGGACTTCCTGGCCGGAAGGTTCGAGGCGCTTGAGTTTCCAGACTCGCATCCGCTCCGATAG